A genomic stretch from Bacillus sp. N1-1 includes:
- a CDS encoding alpha/beta hydrolase: MEKIFYGENENQFGELRLPKGDGPFPVAIVIHGGFWRKHFTLEIMREVAEDLTASGFATWNIEYRRTGQEGGGYPGTLTDAAQATDYIRTLAETYPLDLNKVVTIGHSAGGHLATWIAARHRIDKNSKLFITDNPLPIHGVVSLAGVNDLEMMHGVHEYRDQVLSLEPNNPTAELLGGSPQEYPERYKNASPVELLPLGVQQILVHGALDINVPIGISDYYQREAEGEGDLIKLIELPSAEHFMLTDTTSFAWETIKEEIQLLVEH, from the coding sequence GTGGAGAAAATTTTCTATGGTGAAAACGAAAATCAATTTGGTGAATTGCGTCTTCCGAAAGGAGATGGCCCGTTTCCAGTTGCCATTGTCATTCACGGGGGCTTTTGGAGAAAGCATTTTACACTCGAGATCATGAGAGAAGTAGCGGAAGATTTAACAGCGAGTGGGTTTGCCACATGGAATATTGAATACCGTCGAACTGGACAAGAAGGTGGTGGCTATCCTGGAACACTTACTGATGCGGCACAAGCAACTGACTACATAAGGACACTTGCAGAAACCTATCCGCTCGACCTGAACAAAGTGGTTACGATTGGACATTCAGCTGGGGGCCATCTTGCTACATGGATTGCTGCTCGTCACCGCATCGATAAGAATAGTAAATTATTCATTACGGACAACCCTCTTCCTATTCACGGAGTGGTTAGCCTTGCAGGTGTGAACGACCTTGAAATGATGCACGGAGTTCATGAGTACAGAGACCAAGTCCTCTCTCTTGAGCCAAATAACCCTACTGCAGAACTACTAGGCGGTTCCCCTCAAGAATACCCGGAGCGCTACAAAAATGCTTCCCCTGTGGAACTTCTTCCCCTTGGGGTCCAACAAATTCTCGTTCACGGTGCACTAGATATAAATGTCCCCATCGGTATTAGTGATTATTATCAACGCGAAGCTGAAGGCGAGGGCGATTTGATTAAACTTATCGAGCTTCCTTCAGCAGAACACTTTATGTTGACCGATACGACTTCATTTGCCTGGGAAACAATCAAAGAAGAAATACAGTTATTGGTTGAACACTAA
- a CDS encoding spore germination protein yields MGCLIRGPVVITNNSGTVVQCAHTISPISVSNTVSGSGGSNTGSFMIVNNFYSVARGIKLGN; encoded by the coding sequence ATGGGTTGTTTGATACGCGGGCCAGTGGTGATTACTAACAATAGCGGTACAGTCGTTCAATGTGCGCACACCATCTCTCCGATCTCCGTAAGTAATACGGTTAGCGGATCCGGTGGGAGTAATACGGGATCATTTATGATTGTAAATAATTTTTATAGCGTTGCAAGAGGCATAAAGCTAGGTAACTAG
- a CDS encoding lactate permease LctP family transporter — protein sequence METWTQIYDPFNNIWLSAFIALIPIIFFFLALTAFRMKGHIAATVTVMLAIVIAILFYDMPITMVAATTGYGFAFGLWPISYIVIGAVYLYKLSVKSGQFDIIRSSIVSITDDKRIQMLLVAFSFNAFLEGAAGFGAPIAITAALLVGLGFEPLKAAGLCLIANTASGAFGAMGIPVIVAGQVSGLAPMEIGQFLGTSLPFISFTIPFLLVVIMDGMKGLKKVWPAALVAGSTYAITQWATVTFIGPELPNITSSIVSLVAVAVFVKMWHPKMQQNHTIDPEVEAQLAVSLDPEAQLTAGRILKAWSPFIALTAMVTIWSLKPFKNLFVEGGLLEATILQIPVPGLHNLVIKTAPIVSEPTPYGAMLKLDLLSATGTAIFIAAILSIFILRMSPKAALEAFVETVKELQKPVLTIMMVLGFAFIANYSGMSSTLGLALAATGGVFPFLSPLLGWIGVFLTGSVTSNNALFGNLQQITAQQIAVLPMVLVAANTAGGVMAKMLSPQSIAVATGAVGLVGREGDLFRFTLKYSFVFLLITGVITFSQAIFIS from the coding sequence ATGGAAACATGGACACAAATATATGACCCATTTAATAACATCTGGCTATCCGCTTTTATTGCTCTTATCCCGATTATCTTTTTCTTTCTTGCTCTTACCGCTTTTCGAATGAAAGGGCATATCGCTGCTACGGTTACAGTGATGCTCGCTATCGTGATTGCGATCCTCTTCTATGATATGCCGATCACGATGGTTGCAGCCACAACTGGTTACGGATTTGCATTTGGATTATGGCCAATTTCTTACATCGTTATTGGCGCGGTCTACCTTTATAAACTTTCTGTAAAAAGTGGGCAATTCGATATTATCAGGAGTTCTATTGTATCCATTACAGATGACAAACGAATTCAAATGTTGCTCGTCGCCTTTTCATTCAATGCGTTTCTTGAAGGCGCAGCTGGTTTTGGAGCACCGATTGCGATTACAGCAGCCCTTCTTGTCGGACTTGGATTTGAACCACTTAAAGCAGCTGGACTATGTTTAATCGCCAATACAGCTAGCGGCGCTTTTGGCGCAATGGGAATCCCTGTCATTGTTGCTGGTCAAGTAAGTGGACTCGCCCCAATGGAAATTGGGCAATTTCTCGGAACGTCTCTTCCCTTTATCTCTTTCACAATTCCATTCCTACTCGTCGTCATTATGGATGGTATGAAAGGCTTGAAAAAAGTATGGCCAGCAGCTCTCGTTGCCGGTAGCACATATGCCATTACTCAATGGGCGACAGTCACATTTATTGGACCTGAACTCCCTAACATTACGTCTTCCATCGTTAGTTTAGTAGCGGTAGCTGTATTCGTGAAAATGTGGCATCCAAAAATGCAGCAAAACCATACGATTGATCCTGAAGTTGAAGCACAGCTGGCTGTTTCTCTTGACCCTGAAGCTCAGCTAACAGCTGGCCGAATTTTAAAAGCATGGTCTCCGTTCATTGCTTTAACAGCAATGGTCACAATTTGGAGTCTAAAGCCTTTCAAGAATTTATTTGTAGAAGGTGGATTACTTGAAGCAACGATCCTTCAAATTCCTGTACCCGGACTCCATAATCTCGTTATTAAAACAGCACCAATTGTAAGTGAACCTACACCATATGGGGCTATGTTGAAACTTGATCTTCTTTCAGCAACAGGAACGGCCATCTTCATCGCTGCAATCCTATCCATTTTCATTCTTAGAATGAGCCCTAAAGCAGCGCTAGAAGCTTTTGTTGAAACAGTAAAAGAACTTCAAAAGCCGGTTCTTACAATTATGATGGTGCTAGGATTCGCCTTCATCGCAAATTATAGTGGAATGAGCTCTACATTAGGTCTAGCCCTTGCTGCAACAGGTGGCGTCTTCCCGTTCCTCTCTCCACTTCTTGGATGGATTGGCGTATTCTTAACAGGTTCTGTTACATCTAACAACGCACTATTCGGGAATCTACAACAGATTACCGCTCAACAAATTGCTGTTCTTCCGATGGTGCTCGTTGCTGCGAATACAGCAGGTGGCGTGATGGCAAAAATGCTATCTCCACAGTCTATCGCCGTTGCAACAGGAGCGGTTGGTCTTGTAGGACGCGAAGGCGATCTGTTCCGCTTCACACTTAAATATAGCTTCGTCTTTCTTCTTATCACCGGTGTGATCACTTTCTCTCAAGCCATTTTTATAAGCTAA
- a CDS encoding L-lactate dehydrogenase: protein MKNERYTTRVAVIGTGFVGTSYAFALLNQEVVNEMVLIDLNKEKAEGEARDLNHGMPFGSAMRIWAGDYEDCRDADIVVITAGANQKPGETRLDLVEKNVNIFKGIVTAVMESGFDGLFIVATNPVDILSYATWKFSGLPKERVIGSGTILDTARLRYLIGDHFQVDSRNVHAYILGEHGDTELPVWSHATVSSRPVTQMLTEEEMPVLDDIFTNVRDAAYHIINRKGATYYGIAMGLVRLTKAILRNESSILTISTLMQGEYGLNDIYIGVPAIIDRNGIREIVELVLTETEMKQLHHSARTLREAMNPCFETVK from the coding sequence ATGAAAAATGAACGATATACAACGAGAGTCGCTGTCATTGGTACAGGGTTTGTTGGGACAAGCTATGCTTTCGCCTTATTAAATCAAGAAGTTGTAAATGAAATGGTTCTCATTGACTTAAATAAAGAAAAAGCTGAAGGAGAAGCAAGAGATTTAAATCACGGGATGCCGTTTGGATCAGCTATGAGAATTTGGGCAGGGGATTATGAAGACTGTCGAGATGCTGACATTGTCGTAATTACAGCTGGCGCAAATCAGAAGCCTGGGGAAACGAGACTTGACCTTGTTGAGAAAAATGTAAACATCTTCAAGGGAATTGTGACTGCCGTTATGGAGAGTGGTTTTGACGGACTATTCATCGTTGCAACGAATCCAGTGGATATTCTATCTTACGCTACATGGAAATTCTCAGGTCTACCAAAGGAACGCGTCATTGGTTCAGGTACGATTCTCGATACCGCTAGACTTCGTTATTTAATCGGAGATCACTTTCAGGTCGATTCCCGAAATGTTCACGCCTATATTCTCGGTGAACATGGCGACACAGAACTTCCAGTATGGAGCCACGCGACAGTGAGTAGCCGCCCAGTAACGCAAATGCTCACAGAAGAAGAGATGCCTGTACTTGACGATATCTTTACGAACGTCCGCGATGCAGCATACCACATCATTAATCGAAAAGGCGCAACTTATTACGGTATTGCAATGGGACTTGTTCGTCTCACCAAAGCGATTCTAAGAAACGAAAGCTCTATCCTAACGATTTCCACATTAATGCAAGGTGAATATGGTCTTAATGACATCTATATTGGCGTACCTGCAATTATCGACAGAAACGGTATTCGAGAAATTGTGGAGCTTGTCCTCACAGAGACCGAGATGAAGCAACTACATCATTCTGCAAGGACGTTACGAGAAGCAATGAATCCCTGTTTTGAGACAGTGAAATGA
- a CDS encoding nucleotidyltransferase domain-containing protein, giving the protein MDEIKPLGSFYGVDEEGYLVNDTSWEKIDRNYRNAINRAVEILTLAIPISSIYLRGSVPKGNGIEGISDLDFIVLTDQDNEKVAELLNKKLTHEFPWVSGCEVSFFSHRKLEKLTRFSIIPFMLKTSSLCVYGNDVTNDIPNYKPDRALANDHLIQLRKHINQAKKELLGNKDAEDIADCCTWIMKIIVRSGLALVMEQKAMYTRDLYPAYALFSAFYSQKEQDMKQAITYAIVPSNSADEITRFLNGFGDWIIQESNQWLDQYNPNRVPHMPIT; this is encoded by the coding sequence ATGGACGAGATTAAACCATTGGGGTCATTTTATGGAGTGGATGAGGAAGGCTATTTGGTAAACGATACGTCGTGGGAGAAAATTGATCGAAACTATCGAAATGCGATCAATCGTGCTGTTGAAATTTTAACTCTAGCAATCCCTATAAGCAGCATTTACTTAAGGGGATCAGTGCCAAAGGGGAATGGGATTGAGGGTATATCGGATCTTGATTTCATAGTTTTAACGGACCAAGATAATGAAAAAGTAGCTGAGCTCCTAAATAAAAAACTAACACATGAATTTCCATGGGTGAGTGGTTGTGAGGTAAGTTTCTTTTCACATCGAAAGCTAGAAAAATTAACGCGCTTTTCAATCATTCCATTTATGCTCAAAACGTCCAGTCTCTGTGTATACGGAAACGACGTGACAAATGATATTCCGAATTATAAGCCAGACCGAGCCCTTGCCAATGATCATCTCATTCAGCTGCGAAAACATATTAATCAAGCAAAAAAAGAGCTGCTCGGCAATAAAGATGCGGAAGATATTGCGGATTGCTGTACATGGATTATGAAAATAATTGTTCGTAGTGGACTTGCGCTTGTAATGGAACAAAAGGCGATGTATACAAGAGATCTTTATCCAGCGTATGCGTTATTTAGCGCTTTTTATTCACAGAAAGAACAAGATATGAAGCAGGCCATAACTTATGCGATCGTTCCTTCAAACTCTGCAGATGAAATAACTCGTTTTTTGAATGGGTTTGGCGATTGGATAATTCAAGAATCAAATCAATGGTTAGATCAATACAATCCGAATCGAGTACCTCATATGCCTATAACATGA
- a CDS encoding carbon starvation protein A, which yields MYTFLAGIALLIIGYFTYGKFVEKVFGVKEARQTPAYTHQDGVDYLPMNTKKNSLIQLLNIAGVGPIFGPILGALYGPVAFLWIVFGCIFAGAVHDYLTGMISIRNRGAHLPELAGKFLGKVMKHVVNAFAVLLLLLTGTVFVTAPAGLLNNLMNGWATMGLILGAIFVYYILATLLPIDKIIGRFYPIFGALLLISALGVGAGLVFTGAPIPEITLSNFHPDNAPVFPLLFLTISCGALSGFHATQTPIISRTTQNEKQGRNIFYGMMIAEGVIAMIWAAAAMSLFNGPVGLNELLANGGPAAIVSEASTLMLGAIGGTLAILGVIVLPITSGDTAFRSARMIIADYFNYSQRKVTNRLWIALPLFVVAFGLTKIDFTLLWRYFSWANQSTAMIALWVGAMYLFIAKKNYWIATIPAIFITMATTTYILNAPIGFRLPMNVAYIGATIITIAVIVAFFYSARKQRAANIPLEIDISGWDKDSVA from the coding sequence ATGTATACATTTCTAGCAGGAATTGCACTACTTATTATTGGTTATTTTACTTATGGAAAGTTTGTTGAGAAGGTTTTCGGCGTAAAGGAAGCGCGTCAAACGCCTGCCTACACGCATCAGGATGGCGTTGACTATCTTCCTATGAACACAAAGAAAAACTCTTTGATCCAACTATTGAATATTGCAGGTGTTGGCCCAATTTTCGGCCCGATCCTTGGTGCACTCTATGGACCAGTTGCTTTTCTCTGGATCGTATTCGGCTGTATTTTCGCAGGAGCTGTTCACGATTACCTTACAGGAATGATCTCCATCCGTAACAGGGGCGCTCACTTACCTGAACTTGCAGGGAAATTTCTTGGAAAAGTGATGAAGCACGTTGTGAATGCATTCGCTGTGCTTCTTCTCCTTCTAACGGGAACTGTGTTTGTAACAGCACCAGCTGGACTATTAAATAACTTGATGAACGGCTGGGCAACGATGGGCCTTATTCTAGGCGCGATTTTTGTATACTATATCCTAGCCACGTTGCTACCGATTGATAAAATCATCGGACGCTTCTATCCGATTTTTGGCGCACTTCTTCTTATTAGTGCACTTGGTGTTGGTGCTGGGCTTGTGTTTACTGGTGCACCGATTCCAGAAATCACCCTAAGCAACTTTCACCCTGACAACGCACCAGTCTTTCCATTACTATTCTTAACAATCTCTTGCGGCGCACTTTCTGGTTTTCACGCCACACAAACGCCAATCATTTCGCGTACAACGCAAAATGAAAAACAAGGTCGTAACATCTTCTACGGTATGATGATTGCTGAAGGTGTTATTGCGATGATTTGGGCTGCTGCTGCTATGAGCTTATTCAATGGCCCGGTTGGGTTAAATGAACTACTTGCAAACGGTGGTCCCGCCGCCATTGTAAGTGAAGCTTCTACGCTCATGCTCGGTGCAATCGGCGGAACGCTTGCCATTCTTGGTGTTATCGTCCTTCCAATTACGTCTGGCGATACAGCCTTCAGAAGTGCTCGTATGATTATTGCAGACTACTTTAATTACTCACAGCGTAAAGTAACAAATCGTCTCTGGATCGCACTACCGCTTTTCGTTGTTGCATTTGGGCTTACGAAAATTGATTTCACCCTTCTATGGAGATACTTCTCATGGGCAAACCAGTCTACAGCGATGATTGCCTTATGGGTTGGTGCAATGTACTTGTTTATTGCAAAGAAAAACTACTGGATTGCGACGATTCCAGCGATTTTCATCACGATGGCAACGACCACTTACATTCTAAATGCACCAATCGGCTTTCGCTTACCGATGAACGTCGCTTACATTGGGGCAACCATCATTACGATCGCTGTTATTGTAGCTTTCTTCTACTCTGCTCGTAAGCAACGTGCTGCCAACATTCCACTGGAAATCGATATTTCCGGTTGGGACAAGGACAGCGTTGCATAA
- a CDS encoding LytTR family DNA-binding domain-containing protein: MNVMNILIVDDERYSRQELVHLLGQFQSVNVCGEADSGESAVVKAVQLHPDVVFLDVEMPGMNGMEAARALHELKKPPHIVFATAYPEFAAEAFRYEAVDYLLKPYDEEQLRQTVQRLKKLMQVSMKEEPLPKKGKLSVDVEGEIHYLDPNDILFIFRDDKVSRIIVKNAEYEVKIALKELENRLSSFSFFRIHKGYLVNLHYVTRLTPWFNGAYQLELEGVEEKLSVSRNYVKALRTELEL; encoded by the coding sequence ATGAACGTAATGAATATTTTGATCGTTGATGATGAGCGTTACAGTCGTCAGGAACTTGTCCACTTACTCGGTCAGTTCCAATCAGTGAACGTTTGCGGTGAAGCTGATTCTGGTGAATCAGCTGTTGTGAAAGCTGTACAGCTTCACCCTGACGTGGTTTTTCTTGATGTTGAAATGCCAGGCATGAATGGTATGGAAGCTGCAAGAGCTCTACATGAATTAAAAAAACCGCCGCACATCGTTTTTGCGACAGCCTATCCAGAATTTGCCGCGGAAGCCTTTCGCTATGAAGCGGTTGACTACCTTCTGAAACCTTATGATGAAGAACAGCTTCGCCAGACGGTTCAGCGGTTAAAGAAACTGATGCAGGTATCAATGAAAGAAGAACCTTTACCAAAAAAGGGCAAGCTCTCGGTGGACGTCGAAGGGGAAATTCATTACCTTGATCCCAACGATATCCTCTTTATCTTTCGAGATGATAAAGTCTCCCGCATCATTGTCAAAAATGCCGAGTATGAAGTGAAGATCGCACTAAAAGAACTTGAAAATCGCCTATCCTCGTTCTCCTTTTTTAGAATTCACAAAGGATACCTTGTTAACCTTCACTATGTAACGCGGCTAACTCCATGGTTTAACGGGGCTTATCAGCTTGAATTAGAGGGTGTTGAAGAAAAATTATCCGTTAGCCGGAATTATGTAAAAGCGCTTCGGACCGAGCTCGAATTGTGA